The genomic segment CCAATCAACATCATCGTTATCAAACATGAAGCTCACTGCCGCAGCGATGATTGCAGCACCTTGAATTGCGATTTGAGTGTTATGAGTTGGCAAACAAATAGCTGCCACATTATTCACTAATTCATCCAAATTCTGCCATGTAGACACCAATCCTATTGGTGCTATTTTCATAGCAGCTCCATTTGTGGTGCCCCATATGCCAGATTGTGATAATGGAGTGCCGTGCTTGATTGCATCAACCGCACGCTTAGTACTAGGACCAGCTACAACGGCACTTTTTTCATCGTGCTCTAACCAATCGATGAGATATTTCACGAATATCTCTGCTTCAACCTTGCCACCAGTTTCAATGAGCATCTCACACAGAAAAATGGCATTCTCAGTATCGTCAGTTACTGTTCCTGCTTCTAAATGACGCACAAACGTTCCCAAATCGTCAGGGCTTGGTTGGAAGTCGGTGATTTCTCCATACCGCTGCTCTATCTGGGTTTTGGTGAGATTTTCCGTTGGCATGCCCATCGCATCCCCATAAGCTATGGCGAGCAGTGTTTCACGCACACGTTCTTGTGTCGTTTTCATTGTTGACTCCCATGTTGTGTTGAGAAAAGAAACTGTTCGGCATCCGAACGCATTGGTGAAGACAGCGCTCCATAGTTCATACAAGTCAGTGCCGCACAAGCCGATGCAAACAGCAGCGACGATTCCAAGGACTGATCTCTGAGAAGATGCTCCACCATGAAGGCTGCAATAAAGGAATCCCCTGCTCCGGTTGTGTCTTTCGCCTCGATATCAAATGCGGGAATATCGCAACGCTGACCGAGTTCATCTACTGCGCTCACACCTGCACTGCCTCTGGTCAACACTATT from the Bifidobacterium sp. genome contains:
- a CDS encoding ADP-ribosylglycohydrolase family protein; its protein translation is MKTTQERVRETLLAIAYGDAMGMPTENLTKTQIEQRYGEITDFQPSPDDLGTFVRHLEAGTVTDDTENAIFLCEMLIETGGKVEAEIFVKYLIDWLEHDEKSAVVAGPSTKRAVDAIKHGTPLSQSGIWGTTNGAAMKIAPIGLVSTWQNLDELVNNVAAICLPTHNTQIAIQGAAIIAAAVSFMFDNDDVDWDEYYSVIGRSASLAANYGNKLPTPDILKRIACGRRIAELKDDAQFKDELYSFLGTGLETIETVPAAISVVYHYRGNLRACVRTCAAIGGDTDTLGAICGGICGGYMFNLNDDDVALLRSVNDIDFDGVAKAMAPLVDKAREQ